In bacterium, a single genomic region encodes these proteins:
- a CDS encoding acyl-CoA dehydrogenase family protein has protein sequence MASQNFYLDNEDLRFQVEKRVDWRSILEARGDLGHPGCAYDSLEEAVETFRDLLTDPVGTLAAERIAPRAAEIDKEGCRLEQGRVVLPKAMEQNLRDLAEADLMGMTLPPGYGGLGFPTTLYTAATEIVSRADVSLMNLFGLQGIAETIAKFGDEELKKRYVPLFARGEATGAMVLTEPDAGSDLMAIQTRALEDPSVPGGWKIRGVKRFITNGCGDILLVLARSEDPERFSGARGLSLFLVEKGAGVKVRRVEEKMGIHGSPTCELYFDDAPAFLIGRRGRGLTQYVNWLMNAARLGVAAQCLGIGEAAYREALSYAREREQFGSRIIEFPPVAEMLVEIKTTLEAMRSLVYRTAEAVDLDEALGARLDLMDRKDPQYAQVKKKRDMAAQTAELLTPMAKFYTSEASIRITNLALQVHGGNGYMRDYPVERLYRDARITNIYEGTSQMQVDRAMAKITKGVLEDVLETHSSRVYESPGLRSLSQELGEAKKIFMDCLDALRSQRGLESKTPEQWSGLRSLFARRLTEMGAELLMGYLLLEEGELWERKVSVASHFIGEAVSRVHMHAHVIQRGAAVPIRQAREILFEAS, from the coding sequence ATGGCTTCCCAGAACTTTTATTTGGACAACGAGGATCTAAGGTTCCAGGTGGAAAAACGGGTGGACTGGCGAAGCATACTGGAGGCCAGAGGAGATCTCGGTCACCCGGGCTGCGCTTATGATAGCCTGGAAGAGGCGGTGGAGACCTTCAGGGATCTGCTCACGGATCCAGTGGGGACTCTTGCCGCGGAGCGTATAGCCCCCCGAGCAGCGGAAATAGATAAGGAGGGCTGCCGTTTAGAGCAGGGCAGGGTTGTCTTGCCCAAGGCCATGGAGCAGAATCTGAGGGATCTTGCCGAGGCCGATCTCATGGGCATGACCCTTCCACCAGGGTACGGCGGCCTGGGCTTTCCCACCACCTTGTACACTGCCGCTACCGAAATAGTATCCAGGGCAGATGTCTCTCTCATGAACCTTTTCGGCTTGCAAGGCATAGCGGAGACCATAGCCAAGTTCGGCGACGAAGAACTCAAGAAACGCTATGTGCCTCTTTTTGCCAGAGGTGAGGCCACTGGCGCCATGGTGCTCACCGAACCCGATGCCGGAAGCGACCTCATGGCCATCCAGACAAGGGCCTTGGAAGATCCATCAGTGCCCGGGGGCTGGAAGATAAGAGGTGTGAAACGCTTTATAACCAACGGCTGCGGAGACATACTGCTGGTTCTGGCCAGGAGCGAGGATCCGGAGCGTTTCTCAGGAGCAAGAGGGTTAAGCCTCTTCTTGGTGGAGAAAGGAGCCGGGGTGAAGGTGCGCAGAGTGGAGGAAAAGATGGGAATCCACGGCTCTCCCACCTGTGAGCTTTATTTTGATGACGCCCCCGCTTTTCTCATAGGCAGGAGGGGAAGGGGACTTACCCAGTATGTCAACTGGCTTATGAATGCGGCAAGGCTTGGAGTGGCAGCCCAGTGCCTGGGCATCGGGGAGGCGGCCTACAGGGAGGCTTTGAGCTACGCAAGAGAAAGGGAGCAGTTTGGCTCCAGGATAATAGAGTTCCCCCCTGTGGCGGAGATGTTGGTGGAGATAAAGACCACTTTGGAGGCCATGCGATCTCTGGTATACAGGACAGCAGAGGCGGTGGATCTGGATGAGGCACTGGGTGCAAGACTGGATCTCATGGACAGAAAGGATCCCCAGTATGCCCAGGTCAAGAAAAAAAGGGACATGGCGGCCCAGACTGCGGAGCTTCTGACTCCCATGGCCAAGTTCTACACATCCGAGGCCTCCATCAGAATCACGAATCTGGCCCTTCAGGTTCACGGGGGCAATGGCTACATGCGGGATTACCCGGTGGAGAGGCTCTACAGGGATGCACGCATCACCAACATCTACGAAGGCACCTCACAGATGCAGGTGGACAGGGCCATGGCCAAGATCACCAAGGGAGTTCTGGAAGATGTCTTGGAGACTCATTCCTCGAGGGTGTATGAATCCCCCGGGCTGCGAAGCCTGAGCCAGGAACTTGGGGAAGCAAAGAAGATTTTCATGGATTGCCTGGATGCATTGAGGTCCCAAAGGGGGCTTGAGTCCAAGACTCCTGAGCAATGGAGTGGATTGAGGAGTCTCTTTGCCCGAAGGCTTACAGAGATGGGAGCCGAGCTGCTCATGGGTTACCTGCTTCTTGAGGAAGGGGAGCTTTGGGAGAGAAAGG
- a CDS encoding electron transfer flavoprotein subunit alpha/FixB family protein, producing the protein MGKSIWVYLQKDGQSLVEESLMGLSVGARLAKESSATLEAVIVGEMPAALPEVPGKIYRLQGEDLRGGYDTACYGRAMEFLCEREKPHLVVFPSTTQGQDLASWLGSREGGAALVGATDVRFGDEGFVATRLEFEGRVAVEYQLDGSPAAISLEQGVGDLSEVGQHGQAEVVEVDVPGVAEGRVRTISSSGGTRKVDLRSAKAIVAVGAGVGGKEGFEQVRALASILGAELGATRAAVDAGWLGHEHQIGQTGVKVKPELYVACGISGAVQHRVGMLDSGTVVSINLDPQAPIFRFSHYCVVGDVREVIPKLLELLRR; encoded by the coding sequence ATGGGAAAGAGCATCTGGGTTTATTTGCAGAAAGATGGCCAGTCTTTGGTCGAGGAGAGCCTCATGGGGCTCTCTGTGGGTGCAAGGCTTGCAAAAGAGTCATCGGCCACTTTGGAGGCTGTTATTGTGGGTGAAATGCCAGCGGCTTTGCCAGAGGTCCCAGGCAAGATCTATCGCCTCCAGGGAGAGGATCTTCGGGGCGGCTATGACACAGCCTGTTATGGCAGAGCCATGGAGTTCTTGTGTGAGCGGGAGAAGCCTCACCTGGTGGTTTTTCCCTCCACTACACAGGGCCAGGATCTGGCTTCCTGGCTGGGCAGCAGGGAGGGTGGTGCAGCTTTGGTGGGAGCCACAGATGTGCGCTTTGGTGATGAAGGGTTTGTGGCCACTCGTCTTGAGTTTGAGGGAAGAGTTGCTGTGGAGTACCAGCTGGATGGATCCCCCGCTGCTATTTCCCTGGAGCAGGGGGTGGGGGATCTGAGCGAAGTAGGCCAGCATGGCCAAGCAGAGGTGGTAGAGGTGGATGTGCCTGGCGTTGCTGAGGGCAGAGTTAGGACAATTTCCTCCTCGGGTGGTACCAGGAAGGTGGATCTGCGTTCGGCCAAGGCCATCGTGGCCGTGGGAGCGGGTGTAGGGGGCAAGGAGGGCTTTGAGCAAGTGCGTGCTCTGGCCTCCATTCTTGGAGCCGAGTTGGGAGCCACCAGGGCCGCTGTGGATGCAGGCTGGCTGGGGCATGAACACCAGATAGGCCAGACAGGGGTCAAGGTAAAGCCTGAACTCTATGTGGCATGCGGTATCAGTGGAGCCGTTCAGCACAGAGTTGGCATGTTGGATTCCGGGACCGTGGTGTCCATAAATCTGGATCCTCAGGCTCCCATCTTCAGGTTTTCCCATTACTGTGTGGTGGGGGATGTCAGAGAGGTAATACCCAAGCTACTGGAATTGCTCAGGAGGTGA
- a CDS encoding 4Fe-4S dicluster domain-containing protein, with protein sequence MSKEHSGQKPWEGLQMPLEEKLYRVRYEVDPDHPHIKVNQEICSRCGDRVCTFICPAGVYVESPGQPGHIQVRHENCLECGTCRVACTCEGITWDYPNGGMGVRYRFG encoded by the coding sequence TTGAGCAAGGAGCACTCGGGTCAGAAGCCCTGGGAGGGCTTGCAAATGCCTCTTGAGGAAAAGCTCTACCGCGTGAGATACGAGGTGGATCCAGACCATCCTCACATAAAGGTAAATCAAGAGATTTGTAGCAGGTGTGGGGATCGGGTATGTACCTTCATATGTCCGGCCGGGGTATACGTGGAGAGTCCAGGCCAGCCCGGGCATATACAGGTAAGACACGAAAATTGCCTGGAATGTGGCACCTGCAGGGTGGCCTGCACATGTGAAGGAATCACCTGGGACTATCCCAACGGGGGTATGGGAGTGCGTTATAGATTCGGATAA
- a CDS encoding electron transfer flavoprotein subunit beta/FixA family protein yields MRVVVWVREIPDTRDLIGEILGQDSMPKWDDWDTRIDPEDLNSLEMALQWKDRDPRLEVTAVSVGEPKKLDVLRECLYRGVDQVVRLSGEGQPQDLLWEARLLAGAVRRLDAQVVFTGVQLNETECGHKGVFLAHALGWPVATYVEALEQGELGGPMKLRRAVEQGVELVEATPPLVISVGVALLKDDPRAPRSARAKLKLQHKKTQIPQWQIQELGSFLEQRSGGGTRILAFRSQPQRDFPARRVDGSSQAELKAMVDELRNQGLVR; encoded by the coding sequence ATGAGAGTTGTGGTTTGGGTCAGAGAGATTCCTGACACCAGAGATCTCATAGGGGAGATCCTGGGCCAGGATAGTATGCCCAAATGGGATGATTGGGACACCAGGATAGATCCAGAGGACCTAAACAGCTTGGAGATGGCCCTCCAGTGGAAGGACAGGGATCCCAGGCTGGAGGTTACGGCCGTCTCTGTGGGGGAGCCCAAGAAGCTGGATGTGCTGAGGGAGTGTCTTTACCGGGGTGTGGATCAGGTGGTTAGACTCTCTGGTGAAGGCCAGCCGCAGGATCTGCTATGGGAAGCCAGGCTCTTGGCAGGGGCTGTCAGGAGGCTGGATGCTCAAGTGGTCTTCACGGGGGTTCAGCTAAATGAAACCGAGTGCGGCCACAAAGGAGTTTTTTTGGCCCATGCCCTGGGTTGGCCTGTGGCTACATATGTGGAGGCCCTGGAGCAGGGGGAGCTTGGGGGGCCCATGAAGCTTAGAAGGGCAGTGGAGCAGGGTGTGGAGTTGGTGGAGGCAACACCTCCACTGGTGATATCCGTGGGTGTGGCACTGCTTAAGGATGATCCGAGGGCTCCAAGAAGTGCCAGAGCCAAGTTGAAGCTGCAGCACAAGAAGACCCAGATTCCCCAATGGCAAATCCAGGAGCTGGGCTCTTTTTTAGAGCAGAGGTCGGGGGGGGGAACAAGGATTTTGGCCTTCAGGTCCCAGCCTCAAAGGGATTTCCCTGCAAGAAGGGTTGATGGCTCCAGCCAGGCAGAGCTCAAAGCCATGGTGGATGAGTTGAGAAATCAGGGGCTGGTGAGGTAA